One segment of Daphnia magna isolate NIES linkage group LG2, ASM2063170v1.1, whole genome shotgun sequence DNA contains the following:
- the LOC116916401 gene encoding elongation of very long chain fatty acids protein AAEL008004 isoform X1 — MGSVVQCIMEESSRIWKLRDLRTDGWPLTHSPMTPVLMSLSYLFMVKIWGPKLMESRKPFQLRGVLIIYNAFQIVFNGWMFWESNRVTWFNGYSIICQPVDYSLNEDALRIIFIGYCLYISKLIDFLDTLFFILRKKDNQITFLHVFHHSFTPLSVWLCFRFIAGGQSCFFLTCNTLVHVVMYFYYMMAAMGPRFQKYLWWKKYLTVFQMVQFVLVGFHSIQLLFIDCDYPKAYSWGTAIQAVMYFFLFKNYHTGAYSKRPTEISGSSRIIVKKHL; from the exons ATGGGTTCCGTTGTCCAATGCATTATGGAAGAAAGCAGCAGAATATGGAAACTACGAG ATTTGAGAACGGACGGCTGGCCGCTGACACATTCGCCGATGACTCCAGTGCTCATGTCTCTTTCCTATCTTTTTATGGTCAAAATTTGGGGTCCGAAGTTGATGGAAAGTCGGAAGCCTTTCCAATTGCGAGGTGTACTAATTATCTACAATGCATTTCAAATCGTTTTCAATGGTTGGATGTTTTGGGAAAGTAACCGAGTGACGTGGTTCAACGGCTATAGCATCATCTGTCAACCTGTGGATTACTCACTAAACGAAGATGCCCTTCGCATAATCTTTATCGGCTATTGCCTTTACATCTCCAAGTTGATTGATTTTCTTGATACGCTGTTTTTCATCTTACGTAAAAAGGACAATCAGATCACTTTCCTTCACGTCTTTCACCACAGCTTTACGCCGCTCTCCGTATGGCTTTGCTTCCGATTCATTGCCGGTGGACAGAGCTG TTTCTTTCTGACGTGCAATACGTTGGTACACGTTGTAATGTACTTCTATTACATGATGGCGGCGATGGGTCCGCGGTTTCAAAAGTACCTGTGGTGGAAAAAATACCTCACCGTTTTTCAAATGGTTCAATTCGTCTTGGTTGGTTTTCATAGCATACAATTACTTTTCATTGACTGTGACTATCCTAAAGCCTATTCTTGGGGCACTGCGATACAAGCCGTTAtgtatttctttctcttcaaAAATTATCACACCGGAGCATACAGCAAGCGCCCAACGGAAATTTCTGGATCGTCCCGTATTATTGTCAAAAAACATTTGTAA
- the LOC123470006 gene encoding uncharacterized protein LOC123470006 has product MRDITCRNYILATTDQSQKILLYPCVTAREMWVKLISQHAARADDTIHQRWQELYDFKYDSEKNVTSYINGIVSIANQLREMNEPVPERQILNKILAALPPNFRMVRSAWTVVPVHERTIDNLTRRLVAEESVIASYESESKNEMSSAFRAYNHSSIRRSRGSYQAGRGGYPGLQGNFQNARRGE; this is encoded by the coding sequence ATGAGAGATATCACATGCAGAAACTATATCTTGGCCACCACAGATCAAAGTCAGAAGATCCTTCTCTATCCATGTGTTACCGCAAGAGAAATGTGGGTTAAACTGATCTCTCAGCATGCCGCTAGAGCAGATGACACCATTCATCAGAGATGGCAGGAACTCTACGATTTCAAGTATGATTCTGAAAAAAACGTTACATCTTACATCAACGGGATTGTGTCCATCGCCAACCAACTAAGAGAAATGAATGAGCCAGTTCCTGAGAGGCAAATTCTTAACAAAATCCTAGCCGCTCTTCCACCAAACTTTAGAATGGTGCGTTCCGCATGGACAGTTGTACCAGTCCACGAGAGAACTATCGATAATCTCACTCGGAGATTAGTGGCAGAAGAGAGTGTGATTGCATCATATGAGTCTGAATCAAAGAATGAGATGTCCAGTGCCTTCCGCGCTTATAACCATTCGTCCATCCGACGATCAAGAGGCAGTTACCAAGCTGGAAGAGGTGGATATCCCGGTCTTCAAGGAAACTTTCAAAATGCCAGGAGAGGAGAGTAA
- the LOC116916401 gene encoding elongation of very long chain fatty acids protein AAEL008004 isoform X2 has product MGSVVQCIMEESSRIWKLRDLRTDGWPLTHSPMTPVLMSLSYLFMVKIWGPKLMESRKPFQLRGVLIIYNAFQIVFNGWMFWESNRVTWFNGYSIICQPVDYSLNEDALRIIFIGYCLYISKLIDFLDTLFFILRKKDNQITFLHVFHHSFTPLSVWLCFRFIAGGQSCFFLTCNTLVHVVMYFYYMMAAMGPRFQKYLWWKKYLTVFQMVQFVLVGFHSIQLLFIDCDYPKAYSWGTAIQAVMYFFLFKNYHTGAYSKRPTEISGSSRQQ; this is encoded by the exons ATGGGTTCCGTTGTCCAATGCATTATGGAAGAAAGCAGCAGAATATGGAAACTACGAG ATTTGAGAACGGACGGCTGGCCGCTGACACATTCGCCGATGACTCCAGTGCTCATGTCTCTTTCCTATCTTTTTATGGTCAAAATTTGGGGTCCGAAGTTGATGGAAAGTCGGAAGCCTTTCCAATTGCGAGGTGTACTAATTATCTACAATGCATTTCAAATCGTTTTCAATGGTTGGATGTTTTGGGAAAGTAACCGAGTGACGTGGTTCAACGGCTATAGCATCATCTGTCAACCTGTGGATTACTCACTAAACGAAGATGCCCTTCGCATAATCTTTATCGGCTATTGCCTTTACATCTCCAAGTTGATTGATTTTCTTGATACGCTGTTTTTCATCTTACGTAAAAAGGACAATCAGATCACTTTCCTTCACGTCTTTCACCACAGCTTTACGCCGCTCTCCGTATGGCTTTGCTTCCGATTCATTGCCGGTGGACAGAGCTG TTTCTTTCTGACGTGCAATACGTTGGTACACGTTGTAATGTACTTCTATTACATGATGGCGGCGATGGGTCCGCGGTTTCAAAAGTACCTGTGGTGGAAAAAATACCTCACCGTTTTTCAAATGGTTCAATTCGTCTTGGTTGGTTTTCATAGCATACAATTACTTTTCATTGACTGTGACTATCCTAAAGCCTATTCTTGGGGCACTGCGATACAAGCCGTTAtgtatttctttctcttcaaAAATTATCACACCGGAGCATACAGCAAGCGCCCAACGGAAATTTCTGGATCGTCCC GGCAGCAGTAA
- the LOC116916399 gene encoding elongation of very long chain fatty acids protein AAEL008004: MASYIQAVVTESTRLWESRDKRLDGLPLMSSPVPSIVICLGYVYAVKVCGPKFMKNRPAFKLRGILMAYNLFQIIYNGWLFYEISRFGWLSGNYSFICQPVDYSNSEAAMRIVRAGYCFYISKFIDLLDTLFFVLRKKNHQITMLHVIHHGILPMTLWPGIRYVCGGHASFFAFLNTFVHVVMYFYYFMAAMGPSYQKYLGWKKHLTSFQMIQFIMASFHCFQLMFIDCDFPIAFCWWIGGHQLIFLGLFINFYRNAYYKEKEPISPSSNKNRIANKDL, encoded by the exons ATGGCTTCCTACATCCAAGCCGTCGTAACTGAAAGCACAAGACTATGGGAATCTAGAG ACAAGCGACTTGACGGTTTACCGTTAATGAGCTCTCCCGTGCCGTCCATCGTGATCTGCTTAGGTTATGTCTACGCCGTAAAAGTGTGCGGTCCAAAGTTCATGAAAAACAGGCCAGCCTTCAAACTACGCGGAATACTGATGGCTTACAACCTCTTTCAAATTATTTATAACGGCTGGTTATTTTACGAAATCAGTCGTTTCGGCTGGCTCAGTGgaaattatagttttatttgCCAACCAGTCGATTATTCAAACAGTGAGGCAGCAATGCGAATCGTCAGAGCAGGCTATTGCTTTTACATTTCCAAGTTCATCGATTTATTGGACACATTGTTCTTTGTGCTTCGCAAGAAAAACCATCAAATCACCATGCTTCACGTTATCCACCACGGGATACTTCCGATGACATTATGGCCGGGTATCCGCTACGTTTGCGGAGGACACGCATCCTTTTTCGCATTTCTCAACACGTTTGTGCACGTCGTGATGTACTTCTACTATTTTATGGCGGCAATGGGACCGAGCTATCAAAAGTATCTCGGTTGGAAGAAACATTTGACTAGCTTTCAAATGATTCAATTCATCATGGCTTCGTTCCACTGCTTCCAGCTGATGTTCATCGACTGCGATTTCCCTATCGCTTTTTGCTGGTGGATTGGCGGTCATCAACTGAtttttcttggtttgtttATCAACTTTTACAGGAATGCCTAttataaagagaaagaacCAATATCGCCATCCTCTAACAAAAATCGAATTGCTAACAAAGATCTCTAA